Part of the bacterium genome is shown below.
CCGCTTTAATTCCCTTTGACTCGCCATGATTATGTCCCTTTCTGCCATAATACCCTCCTCTTAAATCGGGTATTATAGCTTCCTTAAAAGCGGACATTTCTATTTTGGCCAAATAGGACATTATCATTTTGGTGTTACAGAATACCCAAGCGCTTTTCTGTTTGGAGCGGGTGATGGGAATCGGACCCACGCTATTAGCTTGGAAGGCTAAAGTTCTACCACTGAACTACACCCGCAATTCTCAAAATCCATTATACACAGCCAAAAGACTGTGTCAAATTCTCTATCTCTAGTATCTTCCTGAACTCCTCGATACGCTTTTTTATTTCATGTTCTTTAAGAGTTATTAACCTGTTAAGGCTAAAATCCTCCACAGTGAAAGATGCTATTATTGTTCCATAAACAAGGGCATTACGAATGGCATTGTCCATATATTCATCGGGATTCACTTTGGAAATGTAACCTAAGAATCCGCCACCAAAACTGTCTCCTGCGCCTGTAGGATCAAGCACATTTCTTACTGGATATGCTGGCAAAGAAAAACATGTATCTTCTATAAAGAGCATCACTCCATGTTCCCCCTTTTTTATCACCACATATCTTGCACCTAACTTTAATATTTTATCAGCTGCTTTCTCAAGATTAGATTCTTTACCCAGCTGTCTTGCCTCACTATCGTTCAGCAGAACTACATCTGCTCGCTTAAATACCTCCAGAAGTTCGCTCTTTTTATTCTCTATCCAAATATCCATTGTATCGCAGACAACTAGTTTCGGATTTTCAATCTGATTTAAGATATGGAGCTGAAGTTCAGGATCAATATTTGCGAGAAAAACATAGTCTGATTTCTTGTGTCTATCTGAAAGTTCAGGACAGAAGTCTTCTAAAACGCCCAGATCCACAGATAATGTTTCCCTTTGATTAATATCTTCCCTATAAACTCCAGACCATCTGAATGTTTTCCC
Proteins encoded:
- a CDS encoding PfkB family carbohydrate kinase; amino-acid sequence: MSILVIGSVALDSVRTTFKEVKDVLGGSASYFAYAASYFGGVSLVAAVGGDFPQKYVNLFDEKGIDITGLEKKDGKTFRWSGVYREDINQRETLSVDLGVLEDFCPELSDRHKKSDYVFLANIDPELQLHILNQIENPKLVVCDTMDIWIENKKSELLEVFKRADVVLLNDSEARQLGKESNLEKAADKILKLGARYVVIKKGEHGVMLFIEDTCFSLPAYPVRNVLDPTGAGDSFGGGFLGYISKVNPDEYMDNAIRNALVYGTIIASFTVEDFSLNRLITLKEHEIKKRIEEFRKILEIENLTQSFGCV